The Anas acuta chromosome 1, bAnaAcu1.1, whole genome shotgun sequence genome segment CCTCCAGTTATAACTCAGCCCTAGCCTCTACAGTAAGAGAGGCAAACATGACGTGTGGAGCTGTGGATCACACATGGGCATGTTCCAGGGATTTCGGAGAGGCCATTGCAAAGAGCTTGCACTTGCTGCCCCATCCCCTCACTGCTGTCCATCtgtcctcctgcccagccccacattACCACTTGccctggctctgggcagccctAATTTATTCATAACCAATTCTGAAAGGCACAGAAACGTTCAGCAGGCTTCAATCACTGTCTTTAGCTCAACGTGTATTCAGAGGAATCGGCCACATGAGCTTCTCCCTTCCTCACctgttattttctgcttctacaACGAAACACCAGCCTCATCCTGCTCAGATGTTCAGTACCAGATGAGAACAAATTCTGTCTGCAGGGACAGACTTACAGCTGCTTAATTGCACAGCAAATTGTAGTTCCCACTCGAGAGACACGGCAAGATACACATTACGTTCTCGGTGCTCTGCCTATGTCAACCTTTAAAGTCCTCACGGAGAGGACAGAGCtgtcagcagcactgaaaagtCTGAATTCCAGATAAGCTCCAAGCACTTCCTATTTTCTTATTGCCCCCTTCAGAGCATGTCAATGATGTAGCAGTTAGTCTGAAAATTCTCCATCAAAGTTTCTGTGTGAGCTGTCCTTAACCATTTTTGTCCTAAAGACCAGATAAGGTCAATGGGGAGATATAATCAgagaaaaacaggaggaaaaacaaaaagcagcgtttttttctgagtgtttcACGAGGGATCAGGACAGCTCATCTTAGGGCAAAATGAGCCTCCCTACTGAACCCCCTTTATCTATCACTGAAGCTGCATGCAGGAGCTTGAGCGATATGGCAGTGTCTGTGCATAAGCTCTTCCATCTCTGGCTGTTTCATAACCAGTTTTACAGCTTGCAATTTGGGTAGggaaacaaaattaagatgAAAGTGGGGGGAAAAGGTAAAGGAACACCAAGGTGAAAGTAAAGAAtgaattcattttaataacaaGTATTAACAGCACTTACTATTTTAGCAGTGTGCATGCTGAAATATTAACACCAATTACTATTTTTAGCAACGTGtgcacagaaatagaaaaagtcAGAGCTCACATCTGCAGAGATGTCAGTAGCTCCCAGATGTTTTTTGGCCTGCCAGGCTGGCAGGAGACTTGCACAGCCTAGTGGCTGGGCTCCAGTCCTCAAGGAAAGCTCCTGTGGGTGCAGCATCCGCTGGAGGGAATCAAACCTCCTGGGGTTTCATTCCTCCCATGGGATGTCCTGCAATCTGCAACCAAGCCAGAAGGGCAATGCTGATGCTCCTCCAAAATGACTGCAAGTCTCTTCAGCATTTATAAATGATGATGCCCTTCAAATGCAGcaagaaaagctttcttttttattattattttttattttttcctgcatatgGTGAACTGGTTGGCTACCGTCCAGACATTTGACTGAAGTATAGCCCATTTTAACCACACTAAGCATTAACCCTTTACAAATTATGCGTCTCCTCTGTTGGCTAGGCAAGTTTCACCTGGCATTTTTGTGGCTTTTGTACACACAAGGATGAGTGCTGCCTATAAAGAGGCATACTAGTGACTGTGCTTCATATAAGGAGAGTGTACATcaacaaacaaatcaaattaatttGTGTCACTCACTGCTAGCTCTTGACCAAGGCTACACATGATCAGATTCACCTGTTTCAGGCTGACTGATGTCTAAGGCTAGGCTGAGGGCTGCAGACTCGTTTTGTTGATCCTGATCTGCTGCCAGCAAGCgatcatttcttctttcatttcttgtcCCCCAGccaagggctgctggcagcagggagctgaaggctggagctgctccaggaggcTTTCATTATTTGCCTAGTGCGGGGGTGACatcttctggaaaataatttccatcCCCTTTCGTTAGCTGAGGTGTGCATTTCCCACAAGCGTGTGACGGTGACACTCAGCTGATGGCTAGCCAAGGGGCTGTGACACAACGGGGGCACACCGATGAAACACCTCTCCGTGTGCTCACCGTGATATTTAAAGGAATGGTAAAGGAAATTCTAGTAAGTATAAAGAAACATGATGAAAGGACCGCCTTTCTAAACCCCTCTCTTTATGCAATCTTCCGTAATACGAAAGTTTGAAGGTAAGGCCTGTTGCAATAATGTCAatatgggaagaaaacaaagttggTGCCGTAACAGGGCTGAGTACACTGTGGCCCAAACAGCTGCTCAGTCAAGGCTTGTTTCatctaaaaggaaaacatgagcTCGAAAACTAAGCTCTAGGGAGAATACAGCTTCTGAAGCTGTGTTGGTGTTGCTAACCTGATTTGAATAAATACCTCATGCCTACGAGAACACATTCACTGATGTAGGGTTGCAACGTGTAAGcagtttgcttaaaaaaataaataaatgtttgcagatGCACACTTCTGTGCCTGGTTCTGCAAAGTCCTGTGCTGACATCAAGTGGTGACACGATTTTCGTGTCAGTGTGCTGAGGGGAGCCAGCCTTGCcgtgctgcttctgcagcacgagagatcatcaggtccaacccccctgccaaagcaggttcctcagagcaggctgcccaggtaggcatccagacgggccttgaatatctccagagaaggagactccacaacctccctgggcagcctgtcccagtgctccgtcaccctcaccgtgaagttCTTTCACGTGTTGGTGCGGAACCTCCTgggctccatcttgtggccattgccccttgtcctgtccccacagacctGAAGAAAGCTTGGCTCACAGCCCACCAAAGAGGATGGCAGGGGACTGGATGGTATCCTTTAAGATACATTTCCCACGGGGGAAACTGCAGGCTTGTTTCATTCACTGCAATGTCAAAAGCTGATGGGATCTGGGATTTGACTGGTGAAGCAAAGCTCCAAGGACAGGTGACTTTCTATGCCCTGCCTTGGGAAAAGCTTTGTGGGGACAGTGTGTGCAGCAGCCACACTGTAAAACTGATCCCTGCAGTCAGCATCCAGACTGTGACAGCGTTTCGGTATGGCACAAAGAAATGCTCGTATTGTTCATTTCTCCCCATTTGGTGTTGGGAAAGGGAaggctgggggatgagaggAATACCCCAAACTTGTAGGTTTCCAAACCTTCTCTGCCTTCAGCCATTGCATTAAGAGAAGTTGCATCAccaaacaccttttttttttttttttttttttttttgaggttttcaCATGTTGACTTTGCGGCCAGGCTTTGCCCtcagaggttttgttttctcttgagCAGCTGGACTTTAAACTTTAACATCCCCTGTTTAGCAATTTCCCCAAAGAGCTGCAGGAATGCAGGCAGGGCTACCATTAGCTGCAGAGGGTAACAATGGCAGGTTGCTTTTGGACAATGTTGTTCCTTCTCTCTGCCCTTTTCATTCCCACAGAGGAGACAGGTATGGCCTTTGTTTTGTTGCCCCTTTAATTCTGATTTGTGCTCCTGGTCTTGTAAACACATCGGTAATTTTGTGCTGACAGCACAAAAAACtgtgtttcctttctgtctaggggtttttctgtttttgttttcatatgctGAAGTAAAAACTATGGAAGGTTACTGAAGCAATGTAATTTTGTAATGCCATCATTTACATCATGGTGTTATGATGATTATTGATGTCTTATGGCTATATGATGTCTTATGATGACTGGTGTCCcagatattaaagaaaaatttgttttatatacCTAGttgctgctgaaatgaaaataaaagtcttATGAAAGAGGCTGAGAAGCACACTTAGTATAGCTTgcagaaatacatgttttctgTATTCATCTGCTGTGGTTTGCCAAAATACGGAGGAGCtgtcaaagaaagaaagagaaagagaaagagagagagagagaaatgaaaagacaaaaagacaaaaagacagaaagacagaaagagagaaagaaagagagagagagagagagagagggagggagggaaagagggaaagagggaaagagggaaagagggaaagagggaaagagggaaagagggaaagagggaaagagggaaagagggaaagagggaaagagggaaagaaagaaagaaagaaagaaagaaagaaagaaagaaagaaagaaagaaagaaagaaagaaagaaagaaagaaagaaagaaagaaagaaagaaagaaagaaagaaagaaaaggagaaagaaaagaaaaagagagagagaaggaaaggaggtGACTGCTTGTGAAGGGGAGAATGATGCCCCCTGgcatttcaaaatgcaaaacagaaatgtgatgCTTTGTCTTAGCACCACATGCAATCCTCCTGCTCATCTGCTATCCTTCAAAAGTGTAACTAAGAAACAACACAGAgcttcagaataattttgtcAGTGCTGTCACTTTTTCCAGTTCCAGTATCACTGCTTGTTTAAACCATCGGGCCCCCAAAGACTGtaaaaaatattaagcaaacaaacaaaccaacccagTCCCTTCCCCATTGGGTTTATTTTCTGAGTACAGGGGAGCTGACAAACACACACTGACATGTGCAGCCACATCCCAGTTAATGTCAAAGGCAACAGGCAACAGCACTGCACCAGCCTTCCCCCTTGACAGGTGGTTTTTGTTGTGGGCATCATTGCAAAGAGGAGTTTTAAGGTCTGATCTCTGTCATGTCTTTGGATTTTCCTCCTCTTGacacaaatacagaaagattATGGTGTCTTCCGGGTAAAGGATGGCATAcgacagctttttttttaaattgctggggaataacttttttctttttttttatagctacCCTGAGCCATGTCATGATTGGTAGCAAAAAATCTCCATGAAGTCAGACTGAAGGGCGTCAGTTAGGGTCCTTCatcacaaataaatacaaatcacTTCCACTTCTGCTGAAAGTCCCATGGACTCCTACAAAACAGCCTCTGCctttataataatatttatctCTTCCTGTAGCCATGGCACAACCAAGCTCTCTGTGTGTCCAGTGTAGGAATAAAATATGCAGCAGgaaaggctgctgcagggagatgcAAAAACTCTGTATTTACAAGGAATTCTGCAGAAAAGTTCAGCAATGAGTCAGACCTGAATCCTTTTTGTTTggttcattttggttttgttttttactactTGGGAGCACTGACAAAGGATCAGGACACTCTTGTGCTCAGGGCTGTAAGAGGTGtgggaaacaaaagaaaacagtgtcaGGATTTCTCTTCATGGTAAAATGTGGCTGTTTATTaagattgattaaaaaaaaatagtgcaagTGTAAAGGAAACTAGCCTAAGTACTTACATTAGCATCTTGTCATGCAATGTTTCAGTGTTTATATCAGCTGATGATGCAAATGAAGTTATCAAGAGACACAGGCGTGCCAGCTCCCTCCTTCTGGAGGAGGTTCTCCAAGGCAGCTTGGAAAGAGAATGCCTTGAAGAGAGATGCACACAAGAGGAAGCAAGAGAAGTATTTGAAAATGATGAGATGCTCGTAAGTATTttacttaatttccttttacttaCATGAAGCAACGCCTTGTGCTGTCACCTCTACCTCCAGCAGCAACATctggggaaaaagcagcagggTAAGGGAAAGGAGGAGCCCTGGCCACCAGTGGGGGACAAGCAGGACAGGATGGGGTCACCTCCCAGGTGGCTGCACAAAAGGGAGACAATAGTTGGCCAGTTTTGCAAGGAAGTCATGATACTGCAGGGTTCAGCTGTTTATCTCTTGCCCATgaagtgtttcttttcctttataaCTTCTTAAGTAGCAAGACGATGTGCAGGATGCAAACCCTCCCTCACACCTCATGTCATTCAAATCTTGATGGCAGGACAAAATTTGTAATCGTGTGACTGTGTGAATGTCAAAGTGCAGTGTGTATTCTCTCATGTAAAGTCTCTGTTTTGCCAAAATATTTATGGAAGATGATGTTATTTGAGCATTGAAATCTgatttcccctttctttcagaaaatgttttgggaTAACTACTACGGTAAGCTGGCCTTTTGATTTCTCTCCTTCATAGTCGTGGCATGTTGTGAACATTACGCTTCAGTCTGATGTAGTTTCTAAGAGTTTTCAGCAGCTTTTAGAAGTTTATTCCACAAGAAACACACAGTCACTATGCGTCATATGGCTAGAAACACAAGAGAAGGGCTGATGCGAAAGGGTTAAACAAGTCTAATAGTCTAATAAGCTAATAGAGCTACCAGGGCATGCAAGGCAAAAGGGGTGTATTTCCCCTTGTAAGCTGAGCATTTTGGTGTTTGAGAGACACACAGGGAAGTCTGATTCAGTCTTTGCTGATTCAGTTCACCAGCATAGCTCTACCAGCACAGCCTCCCAAATACAAACCTACTGTTTGAACCTAAGTGAGATAAATAGGTGCTAAAAGCCACTGGGCTGTCTGCAAGCTCTGGAGGCTGTCCTTTGGCAGCTGCTGAGGAGAGAAATAAACTTGTAAAGCTGACATGGGGCAATGCTGACGTGGGGCGATGCAGCCAGGCACCTCCTGGACACGGGGCCTGTGGCACCGGCACGAGGTGACTAGGCCTCATCCCCTCCATCCCTGCTGCGTCCAACCAGTTCtctctttttatctcttttctttttgatttgcttttattcaCTCGTAATCTGAGTTTTAGACAGTAGACAGGGAGGTGGTAAAAACAGCATTAGTATTAATTTTCCATGGAAGCCCTTAAAACATCGAGTGCAGGGGACGGTTCTGTGGATCCAGGATCTGCAAGTTATGAGGACTCGTACTAAACATCTTTGCTCCGTGTCTCATTGCCTCTGTGAGGGTGGGATGGCTTCCACCTAATTCCAGCCTTTGGGCTGTCCCTCCCCAGGTGGCCAGAGATGTTCCTCTAACCCGTGCCAGAACGACGGCGTGTGCGAGGACAGCATTCGTGGCTACACCTGCACCTGCACCGAGGGCTACGAGGGGGAGGACTGCGCCTTTGGTGAGGCACCACCAGTGTGGGGTTAACATGCACACTTTGTACAACGTGGTGGTGGTTCCCTGATACTACCCCAACTGAGATGTTTGACCTAAGTTTCCTTGTGTATGCTGAAATACAGTTCATAATCCCACTCCACTGCATGTCTAATTGCTATCGTAtatgcttagggacatggcttagtgggtgacattggtagtagggggatggttgaaccaggtgatcttggagggcttttccaagcCTAATAATTTCATGTTTCTATTCTATATTATTTGGCCCTTAAAATACACCAGGATGGATCCTGCACATTCATATCCAAAGTTTTTGCTTCCTAGCCCCAAGGTTGGTATTTCTGCCTGTCTGGAGGGcccccagggcacagcagggccCTTTTCTGCAGCAAGAGGTGAGTGTAGAGGGGCAGAGTATCCCTCTGGGGAGCCTGACCTGCTCCGCATGAGCCATTGAGAGCCACATCACATGCAaatttctttgctgcttctccACCTGTGAGCTAGATCTAAGATCAAATGCTCCTCCTGTTGCTTTGTACTGAAGCTGCGTTTGCTCAGCCACAGAAAGGTGACTGGCCATGTTTCAGAGAtgattaatactttttttttttttttttttttcccctgatatGTGGCAGTggttggttttaattttcttggcACAAGAATGAGAAACAGGAGctacacatttgtttttgttggaaagcagaaaactttAGCCTTTTTCTTGATCACCTGCCTTCTTAAAAAGTGCAGAAGGTTCCCCTGGTGCTTAGTGAATCCTTAGGGCTTTGCTTAACTGAGCAGAGAAAACTTATGGCATCCTTTTGTGGGTTCACGTGGAAAGCCTAGTTTGACCCTTGGGTACTAATATTCCCTAAAACTCAGCATCGTGGACAGCCTGGTGCAGGGAGGTACTGGGTGCTGTAAGCCTTTGGAAGCTGCAAAGGCAGCTCTCTCTGCCCAATTTCTGCCTGATGAGGGTAAAAACAAAGTGGTGAAGAAGACAGTAGGAAGGCAGTTCCTACCCACCCCAATACAAAGAGAGTAAATGCAAAATGCTTAGCAAAGAGGACTCGGGCTATGCAAGAAAACTCCAGCTGAACCATTCCCAATGCTTTTTCCCTGCTTGTTCTCTCCAGCTAAAAACGAATGCCGGCACCAAGGAAAAGAAGGATGTCACCATTTCTGCTATCCAGGAACCGACTCGTACCGTTGCTCCTGTGCTGATGGCTACGAGCTTGGGAAGGACAAAAAGCAATGCATCGCGTTAGGTAGGTGTGAGCATGGAGGTAGGGCCCACGCACAGTGCTCAGGTGGACAGGCAGGGAATCTGATATCCAGGTGCAATCAGCCCACTTGGGGACTCCAGAAATAAGAACATTAACCTTCCAAACTGGACATAAAAAGGAGGAACCTAGGGATCAGCAACAAAGACACCTGAGCAGTGGTAAAAGAAGGAATATTTGATCTGAACATTTACAGATggggctgcagagagcactAGCATCATTCTAAATATCACTCACTGGTGCAGGTTTTCCTCTCCAACTGTCAGTAAAGAGCAACAGAAGACCTGCCTGTTTGGGAATGAGGTTCAATTGATTCAGATTAGGCACTGAACAACCTTACAAATAAAAGACAGCACTTGCTGCCTTGTTAGTTAATTTGAAATGGTAGCcctcttcattttttcaatCTTAAAACTTTTAAACCAGGTCAACTAAAAATACAGTAGTATACATAGGTCCTGTCTGTATTAGTAAGTATGGCAGCCAAACAGGAATGGAGCTGTACAGCCAGACTTTTAGTGAAGATTTGATGCCCACACTAAATGCAATTTGGTGGGTTTTACTTCAAACCAGCTCTAGTTTGGTACTGAGGACTAGGCACCCACATACCCAACAACTATAAGGTGTTTAGTGCAGTTCAAGTACGGGATACAAAGATGAGGAAGCAACCTGTGCTAATGGTTAGCTAGAGAGGAAGCCTCAGTTCGGAAGTTGCAAAGTAAAAGCTTGCCACCACAAGCCTAACACAATGACTCAAATGGTTTAGTATTACTACAGAAATCAAGttaattattctgattttcaCCAGCTGAGATATTGTCCTTTTCCTTGGTACAAAATCCAAACCCTGCAGCCAAGAAGGAATACTTAAAATACTTGCAGGTAGTAGTTGTCACAAAATGTTACAGCAtgagggttttattttttctaattcgTTTGTTAGATAAATGTGCATGTGGCAGACTTCAAGACACGGATAATCTGATAAGCGAAACCCTGAGGAAACGTGACAAGCACTTTCCTTGGCAGGTATTTCTAGCAATTCATGAAATCTATGGCTAACTTTTCATATGGACAGtgctaattattttattttattttttgtattttcttaggTCCTGCTGTTAAACTCAGAAGGGAAAGGCTTCTGTGGAGGAGTGCTgctgaaaagtaattttgtcCTGACCACAGCAGAGTGTGCCCTTCTGCACAGCCATTTTGAAATCAGGGTCGGTGCCGGTAGGTGATGAAACCTTTCCTTTTGTTGTAGCACGTTTCAACACTGTTAAGCTACTTTCAAAAACAGCTTACTAAAATTTCTGCTGCACCAAAAATATTGTTGTAGTGTATAAATCTGCTGGCATCTCATTTAAGCATCTTAAATGAGTATTGAGTTAGAACTACAGCTGTCCTATGCCTCTCAAGAAGCCAAGCAGAAAGACCAGTACTTCTCTAAGGCACTCACAAGGGCTGGCTCAGCATTTAGAGATATGCTAAACTAGGTTCATTTGGAGATCACtacccttcctccccccaaaaaagaaatgtttcatgcCAAAATTTACTGCTGGTGTTGGGTATTTGTCCTTCCCCTCTGAAATTATGCATGCTGCTATGCAACGTTGAAAAGCTGTCATTCCTAATTTACCTTCACCAtgtttcatttctctgctgTACATATTTCTCAGCACAACTCACAGTTGTTATCAATTTATATGCTGTTTTCAAGTCTCTGATATTCTTAAGGGCACCGAACATGTCATTGCTTCACAGGGCACAACAGAACATGTGGAACTGAGAGGGTAATGCGCGTTCACGAGAAACACATACACATCCGGT includes the following:
- the PROZ gene encoding vitamin K-dependent protein Z; its protein translation is MAGCFWTMLFLLSALFIPTEETVFISADDANEVIKRHRRASSLLLEEVLQGSLERECLEERCTQEEAREVFENDEMLKMFWDNYYGGQRCSSNPCQNDGVCEDSIRGYTCTCTEGYEGEDCAFAKNECRHQGKEGCHHFCYPGTDSYRCSCADGYELGKDKKQCIALDKCACGRLQDTDNLISETLRKRDKHFPWQVLLLNSEGKGFCGGVLLKSNFVLTTAECALLHSHFEIRVGAGHNRTCGTERVMRVHEKHIHIRYDEDTGENNIALLQLHEHVECNTHQLPVCIPERDFAEHVLIPKLAGTVSGWKRKGNEVQGEELQVSYLPTEDCEQILNVSLTNRQFCGHIQEATDKQLTGGSFMATKYKGTWFLTGILGPWPLEDADRKTFLFTNTARYMIWLKHKMK